A single window of Kitasatospora sp. HUAS MG31 DNA harbors:
- a CDS encoding TetR/AcrR family transcriptional regulator: protein MSEVRSSGRRAEKARETRRRMVEAARSLFTEQGYGATTLQHVADRAGVAVQTIYFTFGNKRSLLKELVDVTIAGDDEPVATMDRPWFRAALAAGTAEEALRAHVGGTRAVLERMAAIDEMVCVACATDPEVAALWPKEDDPRLTVQAAAAGALVGKPGARPGVSAERARDVLYGLLSTELYLLFVRDRGWTPQEWERWAFETLRSQLCGD from the coding sequence ATGAGCGAGGTCAGGAGCAGTGGCCGGCGGGCCGAGAAGGCCAGGGAGACGCGGCGCCGGATGGTGGAGGCCGCACGTAGCCTGTTCACCGAGCAGGGATACGGGGCGACCACGCTCCAGCACGTGGCCGACCGGGCCGGCGTCGCCGTGCAGACGATTTACTTCACCTTCGGCAACAAACGGTCGCTGCTCAAGGAGCTCGTGGACGTCACCATCGCCGGTGACGACGAGCCGGTGGCCACCATGGACCGACCGTGGTTCCGCGCCGCGCTGGCCGCCGGGACCGCCGAGGAGGCGCTGCGGGCGCACGTCGGCGGGACCAGGGCGGTCCTGGAGCGGATGGCGGCGATCGACGAGATGGTCTGCGTGGCCTGCGCGACCGATCCCGAGGTCGCGGCGCTCTGGCCGAAGGAGGACGACCCGCGGCTCACCGTCCAGGCGGCGGCCGCCGGGGCGCTGGTCGGCAAGCCGGGTGCCCGCCCCGGGGTTTCGGCGGAGCGGGCCAGGGACGTGCTGTACGGGCTGCTCAGCACGGAGCTCTATCTGCTGTTCGTCCGGGACCGCGGGTGGACCCCGCAGGAGTGGGAACGGTGGGCCTTCGAGACCCTCCGCT
- a CDS encoding saccharopine dehydrogenase NADP-binding domain-containing protein, which translates to MRVLVLGGYGAVGAGIVDLLRAGGDTALAAGRDPARADRVLDLRAVRAGDDGAYRAALAEVDLVLNASGAEDPALVAMAADTGAAFVDITAGTSYVATLEHLQPAAPVLLSVGLAPGLSGLLATAAHTAAPGPVDLAIVLGAGERHGAAATEWSYRLLGRRFPDTRGGAPVRNYTRPEAFDVPALGRRRLYRADFSDQHTLTTRLGAPVRSYFGLDSRAATAALAVMTRVPGAHRAPRGMHLPGTDRWWVLARGAEGALRWAHGRSQSHATAVMAVLASRAATGLAPGVHHLPDHLSLADVPEGHGIEIR; encoded by the coding sequence ATGAGAGTCCTCGTACTGGGCGGATACGGCGCCGTCGGCGCCGGGATCGTGGACCTGCTGCGGGCCGGCGGCGACACGGCGCTCGCCGCCGGACGCGACCCGGCGCGCGCCGACCGGGTGCTCGACCTCCGGGCCGTGCGGGCCGGGGACGACGGGGCGTACCGGGCGGCGCTCGCCGAGGTGGACCTCGTGCTCAACGCCTCGGGGGCCGAGGACCCCGCGCTCGTCGCGATGGCCGCGGACACCGGGGCCGCGTTCGTCGACATCACCGCCGGCACGTCCTACGTGGCCACCCTGGAGCACCTGCAGCCCGCCGCACCGGTGCTGCTCAGCGTGGGGCTCGCCCCGGGGCTGAGCGGCCTGCTGGCCACCGCGGCGCACACGGCGGCCCCCGGGCCGGTCGACCTCGCGATCGTCCTGGGCGCAGGTGAGCGGCACGGCGCCGCGGCCACCGAGTGGAGCTACCGACTGCTGGGACGGCGCTTCCCGGACACCCGGGGCGGCGCACCCGTCCGCAACTACACCCGCCCCGAGGCGTTCGACGTCCCCGCCCTGGGGCGGCGCCGGCTGTACCGGGCGGACTTCTCCGACCAGCACACGCTGACCACCCGTCTGGGGGCTCCCGTCCGCAGCTACTTCGGGCTGGACTCCCGGGCGGCCACCGCGGCCCTGGCGGTCATGACCCGGGTGCCGGGTGCGCACCGGGCGCCCCGCGGGATGCATCTGCCCGGCACGGACCGCTGGTGGGTACTCGCCCGGGGCGCGGAGGGCGCCCTGCGGTGGGCCCACGGCCGGTCGCAGTCCCACGCGACCGCTGTGATGGCCGTGCTCGCCTCCCGGGCCGCGACCGGTCTGGCCCCGGGCGTTCACCACCTGCCCGACCACCTGTCGCTCGCCGACGTCCCCGAGGGGCACGGGATCGAAATCCGCTGA